A window of Natrinema versiforme contains these coding sequences:
- a CDS encoding CARDB domain-containing protein encodes MSSRLTFGTLKRIVAILIAIAIVLAAGIVVGQAPAIFGVEEDPEASITFEDQQGDGTTVTIREVSLSDGGYVVLTDGGDEPLAVSERLEAGTHENVTVERKDDSTRELVGQLTATVHRDTSDDEGYAYEATDGEEDQPYLENGVPVSDTATVTTTEEDALGDSFLVESIDAPATATTNETVQVNATIRNPTEFQTQQSVTVRIDGAVFERQVLELEGGESRTVTFETDTSGAPPGNRTIGIYTDGDGAVSDIDLEFHTDPSVSVTDASDGTVTAAAAIPERGFVAVEQNGTTVGTSDQLAPGEHENVTVALSDDASIAEDDELTAALYAGSPGEADAASPIEFEGEPVETTFTIADASADDSTDGSGDGNESTGE; translated from the coding sequence ATGAGTTCGAGACTGACGTTCGGCACGCTCAAGCGGATCGTCGCCATCCTGATCGCGATCGCGATCGTGCTCGCCGCCGGTATCGTCGTCGGGCAGGCCCCCGCCATCTTCGGCGTCGAAGAGGACCCCGAGGCGTCGATCACGTTCGAGGACCAGCAGGGCGACGGCACTACTGTCACGATTCGGGAGGTCTCCCTCTCCGACGGCGGCTACGTCGTGCTCACCGACGGCGGCGACGAGCCGCTCGCGGTCTCCGAGCGACTCGAGGCGGGGACCCACGAGAACGTCACCGTCGAGCGCAAGGACGATTCCACCCGTGAACTGGTCGGCCAGCTCACGGCGACGGTCCACCGGGACACCTCCGACGACGAGGGCTACGCGTACGAGGCGACCGACGGCGAGGAAGACCAACCCTACCTCGAGAACGGGGTTCCGGTCAGCGACACCGCGACGGTGACGACCACCGAGGAAGACGCGCTCGGCGACTCGTTCCTCGTCGAATCGATCGACGCGCCCGCGACGGCGACGACCAACGAGACGGTTCAGGTGAACGCGACGATCCGCAACCCGACCGAGTTCCAGACCCAGCAGTCGGTGACGGTCCGCATCGACGGGGCCGTCTTCGAGCGACAGGTGCTGGAACTCGAGGGCGGCGAGTCCCGGACCGTGACCTTCGAGACGGACACGAGCGGCGCGCCGCCGGGCAACCGGACGATCGGTATCTACACCGACGGCGACGGCGCAGTCTCGGACATCGACCTCGAGTTCCACACCGATCCGAGCGTCTCGGTCACCGATGCCTCCGACGGGACCGTGACGGCCGCCGCGGCGATCCCCGAGCGGGGATTCGTGGCCGTCGAGCAGAACGGTACGACGGTCGGTACGAGCGACCAACTTGCGCCCGGCGAACACGAGAACGTGACCGTCGCGCTGTCCGACGACGCGTCGATCGCCGAGGACGACGAACTCACCGCCGCTCTCTACGCGGGCTCGCCGGGCGAAGCCGACGCCGCGTCGCCGATCGAGTTCGAGGGCGAGCCGGTCGAAACGACGTTCACGATCGCGGACGCGAGCGCGGACGACTCGACAGACGGGAGCGGCGACGGAAACGAGTCGACCGGCGAGTAA
- a CDS encoding AAA family ATPase translates to MDAPLWTETHAPELAELPQDDAREYLERAVEEPINLLLQGPPGSGKTAAARALAREAHGVSESSLDDSEARRTSSGGGPDNDFVEINVADFFGRTKTEIKNDPRFEHFLVGRSSMSKRDMINHVLKESASYAPVSGGYTTILLDNAEDVREDFQQALRRIMEQHHRTTQFIVATRQPTKLIPPIRSRCFPVSFPSPSSDEIVAVLERIVEREGVDYDDDGLEFVAGYANGNLRQAILAAQTTVEDEGELTMSAAYETIGEVGLDDEIESMLDDAEAGDFTDARSTLDDLLVDEGLDGNEVLEEVLRIARKRYQGDRLARIHRLAADVDFEMHEGTSDRVHVSHLLAELGRDA, encoded by the coding sequence ATGGACGCGCCGCTGTGGACCGAAACCCACGCCCCGGAGCTGGCCGAGTTGCCACAGGACGACGCTCGCGAGTACTTGGAGCGAGCCGTCGAGGAGCCGATCAACCTCCTCCTGCAGGGACCGCCCGGGAGCGGGAAGACGGCCGCAGCGCGCGCACTGGCCCGCGAGGCCCACGGGGTTTCCGAATCGTCGCTCGACGATTCGGAAGCACGCCGGACCTCGTCCGGCGGTGGTCCGGACAACGACTTCGTCGAGATCAACGTCGCCGACTTCTTCGGCCGGACCAAGACCGAGATCAAGAACGACCCCCGGTTCGAGCACTTCCTCGTCGGCCGCTCGTCGATGTCCAAACGGGACATGATCAACCACGTCCTCAAGGAGTCCGCGAGCTACGCCCCGGTCTCGGGCGGCTACACAACTATCCTGCTCGACAACGCCGAGGACGTCCGCGAGGACTTCCAGCAGGCCCTGCGCCGGATCATGGAACAACACCACCGGACGACGCAGTTTATCGTCGCGACCCGCCAGCCGACCAAGCTCATCCCACCGATCCGCTCGCGGTGTTTCCCCGTCTCCTTCCCCTCGCCCAGCAGCGACGAGATCGTCGCCGTCCTCGAGCGCATCGTCGAGCGCGAGGGCGTCGACTACGACGACGACGGCCTCGAGTTCGTCGCGGGCTACGCGAACGGGAACCTCCGACAGGCGATTCTGGCGGCCCAGACGACCGTCGAGGACGAGGGGGAACTCACGATGAGCGCGGCCTACGAGACCATCGGCGAGGTCGGACTGGACGACGAGATCGAGTCGATGTTGGACGACGCCGAGGCCGGCGACTTTACCGACGCCCGCTCGACGCTTGACGACCTGCTGGTCGACGAGGGATTAGACGGCAACGAGGTGCTCGAGGAGGTCCTCCGCATCGCCCGCAAGCGGTATCAGGGCGACCGGCTCGCGCGGATTCACCGGCTGGCCGCCGATGTCGACTTCGAGATGCACGAGGGGACGAGCGACCGCGTTCACGTCTCGCACTTGCTGGCGGAACTGGGCCGAGACGCCTGA
- a CDS encoding acyl-CoA thioesterase yields the protein MPTLLETHIKNRFRVQPNHANNNDTLHGGNLMKWLDEVSAMSAMRFAGETCVTARVNELDFERPIEIGDTALVEAYVYDAGKTSVHVALRAWREEPRTGESEKTTESTFTFVAIDENGEKVPVPDLSIESEEGERLRDRVDKIDR from the coding sequence ATGCCGACGCTTCTCGAGACCCACATCAAGAACCGGTTTCGCGTCCAGCCGAATCACGCGAACAACAACGACACGCTCCACGGCGGCAATCTGATGAAGTGGCTCGACGAGGTGAGCGCGATGTCGGCGATGCGCTTTGCCGGCGAGACCTGCGTCACTGCCCGCGTGAACGAACTCGACTTCGAGCGCCCGATCGAAATCGGCGACACCGCCCTCGTCGAGGCCTACGTCTACGACGCCGGCAAAACGAGCGTCCACGTCGCGTTACGCGCGTGGCGCGAGGAACCCCGGACGGGAGAGAGCGAGAAAACGACCGAGTCCACGTTCACGTTCGTCGCGATCGACGAGAACGGCGAGAAGGTCCCCGTTCCCGACCTCTCGATCGAGAGCGAGGAAGGGGAGCGGCTTCGGGACCGCGTCGATAAAATCGACCGCTGA
- a CDS encoding methyltransferase domain-containing protein → MYLLEFGGEDDAFAAREAASAATGIRRIAPGLAVAGGIVPERVRGLAYTRRASELLGRGDADLASARTVLEAASIDREGTVAVRATDVHGSSGVSTERAERELGQVLVDRGFAVDLDDPDHLLRVAFSEGVLAADSDAGSLEHEERADGEESAGEHVSACALGWLAAESVRDFGTRAPTDKPFFQPGSMDPLLARAVANVAGARPGATILDPMCGTGGVLVEAGLVGADVVGTDAQAKMAAGAQENLEHFLATDEPSPTGVSRGSWHVGRGDATQLPLADDAVDGVVFDAPYGRQSKIETHRLEDLVSGALAEARRVAPRAVVIADRSWRSEARAAGWELESTFERRVHRSLTRYVMVLERRTA, encoded by the coding sequence GTGTATCTGCTCGAGTTCGGCGGCGAAGACGACGCGTTCGCGGCCCGCGAGGCGGCCAGCGCGGCGACCGGCATCCGCCGAATCGCACCCGGGCTCGCCGTTGCGGGCGGAATCGTCCCCGAGCGCGTCCGCGGACTCGCCTACACCCGGCGCGCGAGCGAGCTTCTCGGCCGCGGCGACGCCGACCTCGCGAGCGCTCGCACCGTCCTCGAGGCCGCCTCGATCGACCGGGAGGGAACCGTCGCGGTGCGAGCGACGGACGTCCACGGCTCGAGCGGCGTGAGCACCGAGCGCGCGGAGCGCGAACTGGGACAAGTGCTGGTCGACCGCGGGTTCGCGGTGGATCTCGACGATCCGGACCATCTCCTGCGGGTCGCGTTTTCGGAAGGTGTACTTGCGGCCGATTCGGACGCGGGCTCTCTCGAGCACGAGGAGCGTGCGGACGGCGAGGAGTCTGCGGGCGAGCACGTTTCGGCCTGCGCGCTCGGCTGGCTCGCAGCCGAGAGCGTTCGGGATTTCGGCACTCGAGCACCGACGGACAAACCGTTCTTCCAGCCCGGCAGCATGGATCCGCTGCTCGCGCGCGCCGTGGCGAACGTCGCGGGCGCTCGGCCGGGCGCGACGATTCTGGACCCGATGTGTGGCACCGGTGGCGTACTCGTGGAGGCGGGGCTGGTCGGCGCTGACGTGGTCGGCACGGACGCGCAGGCGAAGATGGCCGCCGGAGCGCAGGAGAATCTGGAGCACTTCCTCGCGACCGACGAGCCCTCGCCGACCGGCGTTTCGCGGGGCTCGTGGCACGTCGGTCGCGGCGACGCGACCCAGCTACCGCTGGCGGACGACGCGGTCGACGGCGTGGTCTTCGACGCCCCCTACGGCCGCCAGTCGAAAATCGAGACCCACCGGCTCGAGGACCTCGTCTCGGGCGCGCTCGCCGAGGCCCGGCGGGTCGCGCCGCGCGCGGTCGTGATCGCGGATCGATCGTGGCGAAGCGAGGCGCGAGCGGCGGGCTGGGAACTCGAGTCGACGTTCGAGCGACGCGTCCATCGGTCGCTGACGCGGTACGTGATGGTCCTCGAGCGGCGAACGGCGTAG
- a CDS encoding TATA-box-binding protein: MTDPKDTINIENVVASTGIGQELDLQSVAMDLEGADYDPEQFPGLVYRTQNPKSAALIFRSGKIVCTGAKSTDDVHESLRIVFDKLRELQIQVNEDPEIVVQNIVTSADLGRNLNLNAIAIGLGLENIEYEPEQFPGLVYRLDEPEVVALLFGSGKLVITGGKKPEDAEHAVDKIVSRLEDLGLLE, from the coding sequence ATGACGGATCCGAAGGACACCATCAACATCGAAAACGTGGTGGCGTCGACCGGCATCGGACAGGAACTCGACCTCCAGAGCGTTGCCATGGACCTCGAGGGGGCCGACTACGACCCCGAGCAGTTCCCCGGTCTCGTCTACCGAACGCAGAATCCCAAATCCGCCGCCCTGATCTTCCGCTCCGGGAAGATCGTCTGTACCGGCGCGAAAAGCACTGACGACGTTCACGAGAGCCTGCGAATCGTCTTCGACAAGCTCCGCGAACTCCAAATTCAGGTCAACGAGGACCCCGAGATCGTCGTCCAGAACATCGTCACCTCGGCCGATCTGGGCCGCAACCTCAACCTGAACGCGATCGCCATCGGGCTGGGCCTCGAGAACATCGAGTACGAGCCCGAGCAGTTCCCGGGTCTCGTCTATCGGCTCGACGAACCGGAAGTCGTCGCCCTGCTCTTCGGCTCCGGGAAGCTCGTCATCACCGGCGGCAAAAAGCCCGAAGACGCCGAACACGCGGTCGACAAGATCGTCTCCCGGCTCGAGGACCTCGGCCTGCTCGAGTAA
- the hisG gene encoding ATP phosphoribosyltransferase, with the protein MRIAVPNKGRLHEPTIDLLERAGLHLENGADRKLYADTVDPDVTVLFARAADIPEYVSDGAADLGITGFDQVQEARVDNVSELLDLEFGRCRLVLAAPEDGGIDGVEDLAGKTVATEFPNITADFFAETGVDPDIVEVSGATELTPHVEMADAIVDITSTGTTLKMNRLAVVDEVLSSSVRLFGREDVLDEPKIGEVRTALSSVKHAEGKRYLMMNVPRDRLEAVRDVIPGLGGPTIMDIADEDDGAKVAVHAVVDEGDVFETITEVKNAGASDILVTEIERLVE; encoded by the coding sequence ATGCGAATCGCCGTTCCCAACAAGGGCCGCCTGCACGAGCCGACGATCGACCTCCTCGAGCGGGCGGGGCTCCACCTCGAGAACGGGGCCGACCGGAAGCTCTACGCGGACACCGTCGATCCCGACGTGACCGTGCTGTTCGCCCGCGCGGCCGACATCCCGGAGTACGTCTCCGACGGCGCGGCCGACCTCGGGATCACGGGCTTCGATCAGGTGCAAGAAGCGCGCGTCGACAACGTCTCGGAACTGCTCGACCTCGAGTTCGGGCGCTGTCGGCTGGTGCTCGCGGCCCCGGAAGACGGCGGCATCGACGGCGTCGAGGATCTGGCGGGCAAGACCGTCGCAACCGAGTTCCCAAACATCACGGCGGACTTCTTCGCCGAGACCGGCGTCGATCCCGACATCGTCGAGGTCTCGGGCGCGACGGAACTCACGCCCCACGTGGAGATGGCCGACGCCATCGTCGACATCACGAGCACCGGGACCACGCTGAAGATGAACCGGCTAGCCGTCGTCGACGAGGTCCTCTCGAGTTCGGTTCGCCTGTTCGGTCGCGAGGACGTCCTCGACGAGCCGAAGATCGGCGAAGTCCGGACCGCGCTCTCCTCGGTCAAACACGCCGAGGGCAAGCGCTACCTGATGATGAACGTGCCGCGGGATCGACTCGAGGCCGTCCGCGATGTCATCCCGGGGCTGGGCGGGCCGACGATCATGGACATCGCCGACGAGGACGACGGGGCGAAGGTCGCGGTCCACGCCGTCGTCGACGAGGGAGATGTCTTCGAGACGATTACTGAGGTGAAAAACGCCGGCGCGAGCGATATTTTAGTGACCGAGATCGAGCGCCTCGTCGAGTAG
- a CDS encoding heavy metal translocating P-type ATPase — MDDHDHRSEDGSETADTGPGDDRTDRTKESLLEDEADDAERGRDEIRDRHEQGEARAGHGTRSPDGHDAGGAHGDSGHEDGGDGRHGDHGGGMHAGHETMFRRRFFVSVLLSVPVLLYSETLQDWLGFSMPAFPGSEWLTPVFAVIVFAYGGVPFLRMAVPELRDRAPGMMTLISMAITVAFVYSLASVVVPAESAFFWELVTLIDIMLLGHWIEMRSVRRASSALDELAKLMPDTAERITDDGETEAVPASELEEGDLVLVRPGASVPADGVVEDGESDVNESMITGESTPVSKGPDDEVIGGTVNGDGSLRVRISATGEETTLAGIMRLVEEAQGSESRTQALADRAAGWLFYVALGAAVVTAIAWTIATGFDSAVIERVVTVLVIACPHALGLAIPLVVAINTSLAARNGMLVRDRIAMERARTLDTVVFDKTGTLTEGEQGVVDIATVDGVSADEAIALAATVEGDSEHMIARAIREAADERGLERGTATDFEALKGKGVRATVDGAALRAAGLSRGDEPRDGERVYVGGPNLLSELEGDVPAALERFADRAGENAQTVVYVIREGEQIAAFALADVIREESYRVVDALHELGLEVAMLTGDSEDVARAVAADLGIDTVFAEVLPEDKDEKITELQEQGKTVAMVGDGVNDAPALTRADIGIAIGSGTDVAVQSADIILVKNNPMDAVRLVKLSRASYRKMQQNLVWAAGYNVFALPLAAGVLAPIGILLSPAVGALLMSLSTVIVAINAQFLRRTDLSVPSLSGVAAPREPQPAD, encoded by the coding sequence ATGGACGACCACGACCACCGATCCGAGGACGGCTCGGAGACGGCCGATACCGGTCCTGGCGACGATCGGACCGATCGGACGAAGGAGTCGCTGCTCGAGGACGAGGCCGACGACGCCGAACGGGGGCGAGACGAGATCCGCGACCGGCACGAACAGGGGGAGGCCCGCGCCGGTCACGGTACACGCAGCCCGGACGGTCACGACGCCGGCGGTGCTCACGGTGATAGCGGTCACGAAGACGGCGGAGACGGCAGGCACGGCGACCACGGTGGCGGCATGCACGCCGGTCACGAAACGATGTTCCGACGGCGGTTTTTCGTCTCCGTGCTGCTCTCGGTTCCCGTCTTGCTCTACAGCGAGACGCTGCAGGACTGGCTCGGCTTTTCGATGCCGGCGTTTCCCGGCAGCGAGTGGCTCACCCCCGTCTTCGCGGTGATCGTCTTCGCCTACGGCGGGGTTCCCTTCCTCAGAATGGCCGTTCCGGAACTACGCGACCGCGCGCCCGGGATGATGACGCTCATCTCGATGGCGATCACCGTCGCCTTCGTCTACAGCCTCGCGAGCGTCGTCGTCCCCGCAGAGTCGGCCTTCTTCTGGGAACTCGTGACGCTGATCGACATCATGCTGCTCGGCCACTGGATCGAAATGCGCTCGGTTCGGCGGGCCTCGAGCGCGCTGGACGAACTGGCGAAACTGATGCCCGACACCGCCGAGCGGATCACGGACGATGGCGAGACCGAGGCGGTTCCGGCGAGCGAACTCGAGGAGGGAGACCTCGTCCTCGTCCGGCCCGGCGCGAGCGTGCCGGCCGACGGCGTCGTCGAGGACGGCGAGTCGGACGTCAACGAGTCGATGATCACCGGCGAGTCGACGCCGGTTTCGAAGGGACCCGACGACGAGGTTATCGGCGGAACGGTCAACGGCGACGGCAGCCTCCGGGTGCGGATCAGCGCGACGGGCGAGGAGACGACCCTGGCCGGCATCATGCGGCTGGTCGAGGAGGCGCAGGGTAGCGAGTCCCGGACGCAGGCGCTGGCCGACCGCGCGGCGGGCTGGCTGTTCTACGTCGCCCTCGGTGCGGCCGTCGTCACGGCGATCGCGTGGACGATCGCGACGGGATTCGATTCGGCGGTGATCGAACGCGTCGTCACCGTCCTCGTCATCGCCTGCCCGCACGCCCTCGGGCTGGCGATCCCCTTGGTGGTCGCGATCAACACCTCGCTGGCCGCGCGCAACGGGATGCTCGTCCGGGACCGAATCGCGATGGAGCGGGCCCGGACCCTCGATACCGTCGTCTTCGACAAGACCGGGACGCTCACCGAGGGCGAACAGGGCGTGGTCGATATCGCGACCGTCGACGGCGTCTCCGCGGACGAGGCGATCGCGCTGGCGGCCACCGTCGAGGGCGACTCCGAACACATGATCGCCCGAGCGATCCGCGAGGCGGCCGACGAGCGCGGCCTCGAGCGGGGAACTGCTACCGATTTCGAGGCGCTGAAAGGCAAAGGGGTTCGCGCGACGGTCGACGGGGCGGCGCTCCGCGCCGCCGGACTGTCTCGCGGCGACGAGCCGCGAGACGGGGAGCGAGTCTACGTCGGCGGGCCGAACTTGCTCTCGGAACTCGAGGGCGACGTTCCGGCGGCGCTCGAGCGATTTGCCGACAGAGCCGGTGAGAACGCGCAGACGGTCGTTTATGTAATCCGCGAGGGCGAGCAGATCGCCGCATTCGCGCTTGCGGACGTGATCCGCGAGGAGAGCTACCGGGTCGTCGACGCGCTCCACGAACTGGGACTCGAGGTGGCGATGCTGACCGGGGATTCCGAAGACGTGGCTCGAGCGGTCGCGGCCGATCTCGGGATCGACACGGTCTTCGCCGAGGTGTTGCCCGAGGACAAGGACGAGAAGATCACGGAGCTACAGGAGCAGGGCAAAACCGTCGCGATGGTCGGCGACGGGGTCAACGACGCGCCGGCGCTCACCAGAGCCGACATCGGCATCGCGATCGGGAGCGGGACGGACGTGGCCGTCCAGTCGGCGGACATCATCCTCGTCAAGAACAATCCGATGGACGCGGTCCGACTCGTCAAGTTGAGTCGCGCGAGCTACCGGAAGATGCAACAGAACCTCGTCTGGGCCGCGGGCTACAACGTCTTCGCGCTCCCGCTGGCGGCCGGCGTCCTCGCGCCGATCGGCATCCTCCTCTCGCCCGCGGTCGGCGCGTTGCTCATGTCGCTCAGCACGGTGATCGTCGCGATCAACGCGCAGTTCCTCCGCCGGACCGACCTCTCCGTGCCGAGCCTGTCGGGAGTTGCCGCGCCGCGGGAACCCCAGCCGGCTGACTGA
- a CDS encoding heavy-metal-associated domain-containing protein, translating to MSRTITVEGMSCEHCEQTVEDALEGVSGVESVDVDREAERATVDGDADPQELVRAVDEAGYDASA from the coding sequence ATGAGTCGAACCATCACCGTCGAAGGCATGTCCTGTGAACACTGCGAACAGACCGTCGAAGACGCACTCGAGGGCGTCTCGGGCGTCGAATCGGTCGACGTCGACCGCGAGGCGGAGCGGGCCACCGTCGACGGCGACGCGGACCCGCAGGAACTGGTTCGCGCGGTCGACGAGGCCGGCTACGACGCGTCGGCGTAG
- a CDS encoding AsnC family transcriptional regulator, whose amino-acid sequence MRDLDETDMQILRLLGEDARRPYSEIAERVDLSGPAVSDRVQRLEEAGVINGFTVDVDQSQLRAGVPVFVRATVPAAAVDDCRAAVADSDAVEHVFVTADGEIWFYARAQVQRVREWLEGLLPADGVEYDVTLVDDAEWTPSLEGTQFALTCAECGNTVDSEGESTRIDSEVYHFCCPSCRGRFEDRYDRFEAGA is encoded by the coding sequence ATGCGCGACCTCGATGAGACCGATATGCAGATCCTGCGGCTGCTGGGCGAGGATGCCCGCCGGCCGTACAGCGAAATCGCCGAGCGCGTCGACCTCTCCGGACCCGCCGTCTCCGACCGCGTCCAGCGCCTCGAGGAGGCGGGCGTTATCAACGGCTTCACCGTCGACGTGGACCAGTCACAGCTCCGGGCGGGGGTGCCGGTGTTCGTCCGGGCGACCGTTCCCGCGGCTGCCGTCGACGACTGCAGAGCGGCCGTCGCGGATTCCGACGCCGTCGAACACGTGTTCGTCACCGCCGACGGCGAAATCTGGTTCTACGCCCGCGCACAAGTCCAGCGCGTCCGCGAGTGGCTCGAGGGACTCCTGCCCGCCGACGGCGTCGAGTACGACGTGACGCTGGTCGACGACGCGGAGTGGACGCCCTCGCTCGAGGGGACGCAGTTCGCGCTCACCTGCGCGGAGTGTGGCAATACGGTCGACAGCGAGGGCGAGTCGACTCGAATCGATAGCGAGGTGTACCACTTCTGCTGTCCGTCCTGTCGAGGCCGGTTCGAAGATCGGTACGACCGGTTCGAGGCGGGCGCCTGA